The following is a genomic window from Photobacterium sp. GJ3.
AAGGTATGGATCTGGCGAAAGAGGTAACGACCAAAGAAAACTACAGCTGGACACAAGGTTCCTGGACGCTGGAAAACGGCTTGCCGGAAGCACAGGACGCGAGCGACCTGCCTTACCATGTTGTGGCGTATGATTTCGGTGCCAAGCGCAATATTCTGCGCATGCTGGTTGACCGCGGCTGCCGCCTGACCGTTGTGCCGGCTGAAACGTCAGCCGAGGACGTGCTGGCCATGAATCCGGACGGTATTTTCCTGTCGAACGGACCAGGCGACCCGGAACCATGTACTTATGCGATTGAAGCCACTCAAACCTTCCTGGACAAAGGACTGCCAATCTTTGGCATCTGCCTGGGCCACCAGATTCTGGCGCTGGCCAGCGGTGCCAAGACGGTGAAAATGAAGTTCGGCCACCACGGTGCGAACCACCCGGTGAAAGATCTGGACCGCAATGTTGTGATGATCACCAGCCAGAACCACGGCTTTGCTGCCGACGAAGAGACGCTGCCAGAGAACCTGCGCGCCACGCATAAATCTCTGTTTGATGGTTCCCTGCAGGGAATTCACCGTACCGACAAGCCAGCGTTCAGCTTCCAGGGTCACCCGGAAGCCAGCCCGGGCCCGCACGATGCGGCACCACTTTTTGACCACTTTATCGAACTGATTAAACAGCACAGCGCCTAAGCCGGAGTAGTAAAACGATGCCAAAACGTACTGACATACAAAGTGTTCTGATTCTGGGTGCCGGTCCGATTGTGATTGGCCAGGCGTGTGAATTTGACTATTCAGGCGCACAAGCCTGTAAAGCGCTGCGTGAAGAAGGTTATCGCGTCATCCTGGTGAACTCGAATCCCGCGACGATCATGACCGACCCTGAAATGGCGGATGCGACTTATATTGAGCCGATCCACTGGGAAGTGGTTCGTAAAATCATCGAAAAAGAGCGTCCGGACGCGATCCTGCCAACCATGGGCGGCCAGACGGCACTGAACTGTGCCCTGGCGCTGGAAAAGCATGGTGTGCTGGAAGAATTCGGCGTCGAGATGATTGGTGCGACTGCAGACGCGATTGATAAAGCCGAAGACCGTTCACGCTTCGACAAAGCGATGAAGTCAATTGGTCTGGCGTGTCCGCGCGCAGATACTGCGAAGAACATGGAAGAAGCCTACAAAGTCCTCGCTATGGTCGGCTTCCCTTGTATTATCCGTCCGTCCTTCACCATGGGTGGGACCGGTGGCGGTATCGCGTACAACAAAGAAGAATTCGAAGAAATCTGCCGTCGTGGTCTGGATCTTTCTCCAACCAATGAGCTGCTGATTGATGAATCTCTGATTGGCTGGAAAGAGTACGAGATGGAAGTGGTCCGTGACAAAGCGGACAACTGTATCATCGTTTGTGCGATTGAAAACTTTGACCCGATGGGCATTCACACCGGTGACTCCATCACGGTTGCACCTGCTCAGACACTGACAGACAAAGAATATCAGCTGATGCGGAATGCTTCTCTGGCCGTTCTGCGTGAAATCGGTGTAGAAACCGGTGGCTCCAACGTTCAGTTCGGGATTAACCCGAAAGATGGCCGGATGGTCATCATCGAGATGAACCCGCGTGTTTCACGTTCTTCTGCACTGGCGTCGAAAGCAACAGGCTTCCCGATTGCAAAAGTGGCAGCAAAACTGGCCGTTGGCTTCACGCTTGATGAGCTGATGAACGACATCACCGGTGGTGCAACGCCTGCGTCGTTCGAACCAACCATCGACTACGTTGTCACCAAGATTCCACGCTTTAACTTCGAAAAATTCGCGGGTGCAAACGACCGCCTGACGACTCAGATGAAGTCTGTCGGTGAGGTGATGGCGATAGGCCGGAACCAGCAGGAATCGCTGCAAAAAGCACTGCGTGGTCTGGAAGTGGGGGCCAATGGCTTCGACGAGATGGTTGATCTGGATGATCCGGAAGCATTGACCAAGATCCGCCATGAGTTGAAAGAAGCGGGTGCTGAGCGTATCTGGTATATCGCGGATGCCTTCCGTGCCGGTCTGTCTGTGGATGGCGTGTTTAACCTGACCAACATCGACCGCTGGTTCCTGGTTCAGATTGAAGAACTGGTACAGATGGAAGCCAAGGTGAAAGAAGGCGGCTTTGCCGGTCTGACAGGCGACTTCCTGCGTCAGCTGAAGCGTAAAGGCTTCTCGGATGCGCGCCTGGCGAAACTGCTGGGTGTTGCGGAACTGGAAATCCGCAAAGAGCGTGACCGTCACGACATCCACCCGGTTTACAAGCGTGTGGATACCTGTGCGGCTGAATTCTCATCAGATACCGCTTACATGTACTCGTCTTATGATGAAGAGTGTGAAGCGAACCCGACTGACCGTGACAAGATCATGGTGCTGGGCGGTGGTCCAAACCGTATCGGTCAGGGCATTGAATTCGATTACTGCTGCGTTCACGCCTCATTGGCACTGCGCGAAGACGGTTACGAAACCATCATGGTGAACTGTAACCCAGAAACTGTCTCGACTGATTACGATACCTCGGACCGTCTGTATTTTGAGCCGGTGACGCTGGAAGATGTGCTGTCGATTGTTCGTGTTGAGAAGCCGAAAGGTGTGATTGTTCAGTACGGTGGTCAAACCCCGCTGAAACTGGCACGTGCACTGGAAGCGGCCGGTGTGCCGATTATCGGCACCAGCCCGGATGCGATTGACCGTGCTGAAGACCGCGAACGTTTCCAGCAAGCGGTTGATCGTCTGGGTCTGAAGCAACCGGAAAATGCGACCGTGACGGCGATGGAGCAGGCGATTGAGAAATCAAAAGAGATTGGTTTCCCGCTGGTGGTTCGCCCGTCTTATGTTCTGGGTGGTCGTGCGATGGAAATCGTCTACGACGAAACCGATCTGCGCCGCTACTTCAACGAAGCCGTCAGTGTGTCCAACGAATCTCCGGTTCTGCTGGACCGTTTCCTGGATGATGCGACTGAAGTGGATGTGGATGCGATTTGTGATGGTGAGCGCGTTGTGATCGGCGGCATCATGGAGCACATCGAGCAAGCGGGTGTTCACTCGGGTGACTCGGCCTGTTCGCTGCCTGCATACACCCTGAGCCAGGAAATTCAGGATGAAATGCGCCGTCAGGTTGAAAAGCTGGCCTTTGAGCTGGGTGTTCGCGGCCTGATGAATACGCAGTTTGCTGTGAAAGATAACGAAGTTTATCTGATTGAAGTGAACCCGCGTGCAGCCCGGACCGTACCTTTCGTCTCGAAAGCCACCGGTGCGCCGCTGGCGAAAATTGCAGCCCGTGTGATGGCTGGTCAGTCGCTGGAACAACAAGGTTTCACCAAAGAAATCATTCCACCGTATTACTCGGTGAAAGAAGTGGTGCTGCCATTCAACAAGTTCCCGGGTGTGGACCCAATCCTTGGCCCTGAAATGCGCTCAACGGGTGAAGTGATGGGTGTGGGCGAGACTTTTGCAGAAGCATTTGCCAAAGCCGAGCTGGGTTGTGGCAAAGAACACAGCCGCGACCAGAAAGGCCGCGCGCTACTGTCTGTGCGTAACAACGACAAACGCCGAGTGGTGGATCTGGCAGCGAAGCTGGTGAAACTGGGTTATGAGCTGGATGCAACTCACGGTACTGCAGTGATTCTGGGTGAAGCGGGCATCAATCCGCGTTTGGTGAATAAGGTGCATGAAGGCCGTCCTCACATTCTTGACCGCATCAAGAACAATGAGTACAGCTACATCATCAACACGGCAGAAGGTCGTCAGGCGATTGAAGACTCCAAAGTCCTGCGTCGTGGTGCACTGGCCGAGAAAGTGAACTACACCACAACGCTGAATGCTGCCTTTGCAACCTGTATGGCACTGACTGCGGATGACCGCAATACAGTCACTTCCGTTCAGGAACTGCATGCCCGAATCAAATAAGTTTGATTCACACTCAGTGAAATAACACTGAAATCCTGCAGGCCCCGGCAAATTGTCGGGGCCTGTTTTTTTTGTCTCTGATCTTTGCGTGCTGCATGATCGTGATAAAACTCATCACTTGAATTTTGCATCATTCCACATGGCAATTGAGAGCAGGATTGTACTTTTCAGTCTCATTTCTCCCTTTTTTTGTATCTGAATCAATCTGACCTAGTTTTGAACTCAGCAAGCTTTTTTCACGGCTCACTGAGTCAAATACTCACGCTTGAAGCGTGGTGTACTGCGGCTTTGCGGATGAAAAGCCGAGACACAGACAAAAATAAGGAATGGTTATGTCAGACGTCAGTTTATTAGAGGATGCGTTCCACGGCCTGCTCCCGTTTGAGCAGGATGAAATTGCGCAGGCTTATCAAGCTTATCTCAAATCTGGGTTGCCTGAATCCAATACGGAATCCAAACACATTCTGATTCTCGGTTGCGGGATTGCCGGTATGGTCTCGGCGGCTTTATTAAGAAAAGCCGGGCATCGGGTCACCATTGTTGAAGGGAATACTCGGGTCGGGGGCGGATCCGGACATTTCGAAATACCCCGCAAAAGCGATATTTTGAAGATGACCATTTATCGGCTGAAGCTGGCGCAATGCGAATTCCGGATCAACACAAACTGGTGCAGTATCTGATTGATTCGACCGGTGTTCAGAAACAACTCTTCCTGAATAAAAGTATTTCGAGAAAAGACGCGCTTTCCGGAAAGATCCAGCAGCCGGACCGTGATGCGCAGGGTAATGTTGATCTTTCGAACCTGGCAGCGACCGGGAATAACCTCGTTCATGTGAACCGACGCCATGTCTTGCGGAAAAATTACGAGCTGGAAGGGTCAGATGTTAATGAATTGCTGAACTATGACCTGAACGAGAACGAGAAATTTTCCACTGCATCTGAATTACTGGAAAAAGCGATTGGCGATCTGGTGAATCAGGTTCATGCGGATCCGAAAACAGCCTGGCCTCAGATCATTGAAAAATACGGTGAGTATTCCATGCGCCGCTTCCTGAAAGAGGCCATCGTTGAACTCAGTGGAAAGGAGCATTTATCGGAAAATGCACTCGAGATGATCGGCGTGA
Proteins encoded in this region:
- a CDS encoding NAD(P)-binding protein, with the translated sequence MSDVSLLEDAFHGLLPFEQDEIAQAYQAYLKSGLPESNTESKHILILGCGIAGMVSAALLRKAGHRVTIVEGNTRVGGGSGHFEIPRKSDILKMTIYRLKLAQCEFRINTNWCSI
- the carB gene encoding carbamoyl-phosphate synthase large subunit, producing MPKRTDIQSVLILGAGPIVIGQACEFDYSGAQACKALREEGYRVILVNSNPATIMTDPEMADATYIEPIHWEVVRKIIEKERPDAILPTMGGQTALNCALALEKHGVLEEFGVEMIGATADAIDKAEDRSRFDKAMKSIGLACPRADTAKNMEEAYKVLAMVGFPCIIRPSFTMGGTGGGIAYNKEEFEEICRRGLDLSPTNELLIDESLIGWKEYEMEVVRDKADNCIIVCAIENFDPMGIHTGDSITVAPAQTLTDKEYQLMRNASLAVLREIGVETGGSNVQFGINPKDGRMVIIEMNPRVSRSSALASKATGFPIAKVAAKLAVGFTLDELMNDITGGATPASFEPTIDYVVTKIPRFNFEKFAGANDRLTTQMKSVGEVMAIGRNQQESLQKALRGLEVGANGFDEMVDLDDPEALTKIRHELKEAGAERIWYIADAFRAGLSVDGVFNLTNIDRWFLVQIEELVQMEAKVKEGGFAGLTGDFLRQLKRKGFSDARLAKLLGVAELEIRKERDRHDIHPVYKRVDTCAAEFSSDTAYMYSSYDEECEANPTDRDKIMVLGGGPNRIGQGIEFDYCCVHASLALREDGYETIMVNCNPETVSTDYDTSDRLYFEPVTLEDVLSIVRVEKPKGVIVQYGGQTPLKLARALEAAGVPIIGTSPDAIDRAEDRERFQQAVDRLGLKQPENATVTAMEQAIEKSKEIGFPLVVRPSYVLGGRAMEIVYDETDLRRYFNEAVSVSNESPVLLDRFLDDATEVDVDAICDGERVVIGGIMEHIEQAGVHSGDSACSLPAYTLSQEIQDEMRRQVEKLAFELGVRGLMNTQFAVKDNEVYLIEVNPRAARTVPFVSKATGAPLAKIAARVMAGQSLEQQGFTKEIIPPYYSVKEVVLPFNKFPGVDPILGPEMRSTGEVMGVGETFAEAFAKAELGCGKEHSRDQKGRALLSVRNNDKRRVVDLAAKLVKLGYELDATHGTAVILGEAGINPRLVNKVHEGRPHILDRIKNNEYSYIINTAEGRQAIEDSKVLRRGALAEKVNYTTTLNAAFATCMALTADDRNTVTSVQELHARIK
- the carA gene encoding glutamine-hydrolyzing carbamoyl-phosphate synthase small subunit, whose translation is MSKSALLVLEDGTVFHGVSIGADGSAVGEVVFNTSMTGYQEILTDPSYSQQIVTLTYPHIGNTGTNSEDEESTSIHAQGLVIRDLPLIASNFRSQQTLSDYLKSQNIVGIADIDTRKLTRLLREKGAQNGCIMAGDNLDPALALEKAKAFPGLKGMDLAKEVTTKENYSWTQGSWTLENGLPEAQDASDLPYHVVAYDFGAKRNILRMLVDRGCRLTVVPAETSAEDVLAMNPDGIFLSNGPGDPEPCTYAIEATQTFLDKGLPIFGICLGHQILALASGAKTVKMKFGHHGANHPVKDLDRNVVMITSQNHGFAADEETLPENLRATHKSLFDGSLQGIHRTDKPAFSFQGHPEASPGPHDAAPLFDHFIELIKQHSA